The window TTGCAGTTACAGCGCGGTGCGCCTGTGTGGGTCAGCACCGCCAACGGCCGCAGCCAGGGCTTTCGAACGTCCATCGAACACCTGCAACTAGGCGACATCGTCCTGAACAACGTGCGCGCCCTGGTGGTGCCCGGTCTGGACGGCGAACAAGTGCTGCTGGGCATGAGCGCTATGAAACAACTCGAATTCACCCAGCGCGGCGGCACCATGCTGCTGCGCCAGACGACGAAATAATGAGGCACGCATGAGCGACTCCCTTGACCTCAGCCTGGATGGCGTAGAACGCCGATCACTGGCTGACTTCACCGAACAGGCCTACCTCAACTACTCCATGTACGTGATCATGGACCGTGCCCTGCCGCATATCGGCGACGGCCTCAAGCCTGTGCAACGACGCATCATCTACGCCATGAGCGAGTTGGGCCTGGACGCTGACTCCAAGCACAAGAAGTCGGCGCGTACCGTCGGCGACGTGCTCGGCAAGTTCCACCCCCATGGCGACTCGGCGTGCTACGAAGCCATGGTCCTGATGGCTCAACCGTTCAGCTATCGCTACACGCTGGTGGACGGCCAGGGTAACTGGGGTGCGCCGGATGATCCGAAATCCTTCGCCGCCATGCGTTACACCGAAGCGCGGTTGTCGCGTTATTCCGAAGTGCTGCTCAGCGAACTGGGCCAAGGCACGGCGGACTGGGTCCCGAACTTCGACGGCACCCTGGACGAGCCTGCGGTCTTGCCAGCACGGCTGCCGAATATTCTGCTCAATGGCACCACTGGCATCGCCGTTGGCATGGCCACTGACGTGCCGCCGCACAACCTGCGTGAAGTCGCGACTGCGTGCGTGCGCCTGCTTGATGAGCCCAAGGCCACCGTCGAGCAACTGGTTGAACATATCCAGGGTCCGGACTACCCGACCGAAGCGGAAATCATCACGCCGCGCGCCGACCTGCTGAAAATGTACGAAACCGGCAAGGGCTCGGTGCGCATGCGCGCGGTTTACCACATTGAAGACGGCGACATCATCGTCACGGCGCTGCCGCATCAGGTGTCCGGTGCCAAGGTGCTGGAGCAGATTGCCGCACTGATGCAGGCCAAACCTTCCAAAGCGCCGCAGGTTGCCGACCTGCGCGATGAGTCCGACCACGAAAACCCGTGCCGCATCGTGATCATCCCGGTGAACAGCCGTGTCGACCACGAAGCACTGATGCAGCACTTGTTCGCCAGCACCGATCTGGAATCCAGCTACCGGGTCAACATCAACATCATTGGTCTGGACGGCAAACCGCAGCTGAAAAACCTGCGGGCATTGCTGGTGGAGTGGCTGGAGTTCCGCGTACGCACGGTGCGCCGCCGCCTGCAATTCCGTCTCGATAAGGTCGAGCGTCGTCTGCACCTGTTGGACGGTTTGCTGGTTGCCTATCTCAACCTGGATGAAGTGATCCACATCATCCGCACCGAGGAGCATCCGAAAGCCAGGCTCATCGAGCGCTTCGAGCTGAGCGAGATCCAGGCTGATTACATCCTCGATACGCGCTTGCGTCAGTTGGCACGGCTTGAAGAGATGAAGCTGCGCAACGAACAGGACGAACTGAATAAAGAACGTACCAAGCTGATGGCGCTGCTGGGCAGCGAAGCCAAGCTCAAGAAGCTGGTGCGCAGCGAACTGATCAAGGACGCCGAAACCTATGGCGATGATCGCCGCTCGCCCATCGTGGAGCGCGCCGAAGCCAAGGCAATGACCGAGCACGACCTCCTGCCTAACGAGAAAGTCACGGTCGTTCTGTCGGAGAAGGGCTGGGTCCGTTCGGCCAAGGGCCACGACATCGACGCGACCGGTCTTTCTTATAAGGCGGGTGATGTTTTCCAGACCGCCGCCATGGGACGTTCCAACCAATATGCGGTGTTCATCGACTCCACTGGGCGCAGTTACTCGCTGGCCGCGCATACGCTGCCGTCTGCACGTGGCCAGGGCGAGCCGTTGACCGGCAAGCTGCAACCACCACCGGGCGCGACCTTCGAATGCGTGCTGTTGCCTGAAGACGACGCGCTGTACGTGATTGCCTCGGACGCCGGTTACGGGTTCGTGGTCAAGGGTGAGGATCTGCAAGCCAAGAACAAGGCGGGCAAGGCGCTGTTGAGCCTGCCTAAAGGCGCCAAGGTCATGCTGCCGCGTCCAGTGGCGGATCGTGAGCAGAATTGGCTGGCGGCGGTGACCACAGAAGGTCGTCTGCTGATCTTCAAGATCAGTGATCTGCCCCAGTTGAGCAAAGGCAAAGGCAACAAGATCATTGGTGTGCCGGGTGATCGGGTCGCCAGCCGCGAGGAATATGTGACCGACGTTGCGGTGATCCCGCAGGGCGCGACCCTGGTCTTGCAGGCGGGTAAACGCAACCTCTCGCTCAAGCCTGATGATCTTGAACATTACAAGGGCGAGCGCGGTCGGCGGGGTAACAAGTTGCCTCGTGGCTTCCAGCGGGTCGACGCGCTGTTGGTGGAAAACGCCTCTTAATGGCGATTTAGAGCTATCGGTCTTCGTTTTGCCACGAAGATCGACGCATAATCGCTGGAGTCATAGCGCATATTCACGGATGATATGACGTCTCGAGGTGCCAGCGTGGCTGAGTGCCTGCACGAATTTGTGAGTATTTACACTGTGGATCGCCTTGCGGCTGCCACCTGGATGGGATGATGAATCTTTTACGCCTTCCCGTTGTTTTGTTGATGACCGGTGTTTTGGGTCTGGCCGGTTGCAGTACGCACCAGCCGACCGCGCTTTATCAGCTGGACAGTGGAACGCCTGGCCTACCGACGCGCACGACCGGGCTGGCTGTTTTGCTTGGCCCTGTTTCGGTGGCCGACTACCTGCAGCGCGAAACGCTGCTGCAACGCCAACCCGATGGCAGCCTGACTGCTTCGACCGATGGTCGCTGGGCGGGCAGTCTCTCTTCGGACATTGATCAATTGCTGCTACGCCAACTGGCGTGGAAGCTCGACAGCCAGCGCGTAGTCCTGGCTCCGGCGGTTGCCAATTTCAGCCCCGATGTACAAGTCGTCTTGTCCATCACGCGTCTGGATTCGGGTACTAAACAACCGGCGATTCTGGATGCCCA of the Paucimonas lemoignei genome contains:
- a CDS encoding lipoprotein, with translation MNLLRLPVVLLMTGVLGLAGCSTHQPTALYQLDSGTPGLPTRTTGLAVLLGPVSVADYLQRETLLQRQPDGSLTASTDGRWAGSLSSDIDQLLLRQLAWKLDSQRVVLAPAVANFSPDVQVVLSITRLDSGTKQPAILDAQWRLLDRKGQVRDSRIIHLEELHAGTSADQVRAQGVLLQRLADQLSSAVKPISWAPVEEPRKAPVARAKEPDKPKIPMASPIRTDLEVFRF
- the parC gene encoding DNA topoisomerase IV subunit A; this translates as MSDSLDLSLDGVERRSLADFTEQAYLNYSMYVIMDRALPHIGDGLKPVQRRIIYAMSELGLDADSKHKKSARTVGDVLGKFHPHGDSACYEAMVLMAQPFSYRYTLVDGQGNWGAPDDPKSFAAMRYTEARLSRYSEVLLSELGQGTADWVPNFDGTLDEPAVLPARLPNILLNGTTGIAVGMATDVPPHNLREVATACVRLLDEPKATVEQLVEHIQGPDYPTEAEIITPRADLLKMYETGKGSVRMRAVYHIEDGDIIVTALPHQVSGAKVLEQIAALMQAKPSKAPQVADLRDESDHENPCRIVIIPVNSRVDHEALMQHLFASTDLESSYRVNINIIGLDGKPQLKNLRALLVEWLEFRVRTVRRRLQFRLDKVERRLHLLDGLLVAYLNLDEVIHIIRTEEHPKARLIERFELSEIQADYILDTRLRQLARLEEMKLRNEQDELNKERTKLMALLGSEAKLKKLVRSELIKDAETYGDDRRSPIVERAEAKAMTEHDLLPNEKVTVVLSEKGWVRSAKGHDIDATGLSYKAGDVFQTAAMGRSNQYAVFIDSTGRSYSLAAHTLPSARGQGEPLTGKLQPPPGATFECVLLPEDDALYVIASDAGYGFVVKGEDLQAKNKAGKALLSLPKGAKVMLPRPVADREQNWLAAVTTEGRLLIFKISDLPQLSKGKGNKIIGVPGDRVASREEYVTDVAVIPQGATLVLQAGKRNLSLKPDDLEHYKGERGRRGNKLPRGFQRVDALLVENAS